Within the Mauremys reevesii isolate NIE-2019 linkage group 2, ASM1616193v1, whole genome shotgun sequence genome, the region CTTAGCCAAAATGCTAGACCACCCCTGCCAGGGTTAACTTATCCCTAGCTCACCCAAACACACTAAAAACATACAAAGAAGCTGCttatagggcccaatcctgcaccacagaagtcaatggggactttgcaattgacttcagtgaaagcaggatcaagcccccTAATGAATGCTGATGCAGTGAAGCCTGGTGTCAGTGACAGGTTTCAGTAGATTACAATGCATAGACAGCAATCTTGATCACAGCAAACCTCCACTTTGGGCCATTTCCTACCCCCATCAGGACAACTTAGCCCACTGTACATAAAAGGAAGCCACACACAAGCAGGCAGGGATTCCCCCAGCCAGTCTGCAAGTTACTTTAATTAAGATGACACTGTGCATGTCAAACCCTGTTTCACAAAGTTAACCAGGATTTATCCCTTAAATCCTTTGGAGGACTGGGGGTTGGGTGTGAAGCCACAAAGGTCTGGCACCAGCAGACTAAGGTAAATAGCTTGCTGTAATGCTAACAGGAACCACAAGATAACTACATGGAGAGGAGacaagggaagggggtggggggaaatgaatTTCCCAGCTAAGACAGTCAGTCATGCACTTGAGAGCTACAGGGCCCTATCCTACGAGGTGCTGGCTCCTTCTTAATGGTGCTGAATGCCCTCatctcccactgaactcaatagaAACTGAAAGAACTCAGCACCGTGTCAGATCCATACCTGCTGGCCGCCAAGGGGCTGATGGTTTGGGGATGAAGGTAACACAtggggtggtggaatctccccAAGTTTTATCCTCTACAAATAAGTCAGAGATTTACCAAGCACTGAAGGAGTTAAGTACTAAAGCACAGACACTTAATCAGCTTTCCCCCTTCCTTTCACATGTGATTGGAATGAAGCTGCACTGAAGCAGCCCGAAGGGCTTATAACAGCTCAATTTCGCAGCCTTCAGTTTTAATCCCCATCACCCAGCCCAAGCAGCATGATGGTGCTGCTGTTGCTACTCAGCAGCAGTCTGGGGACCTGgatcatcctcctcctcttcctcctctgcagCTTGCAGATGGCTGGAGAGCTCCTGGATCACAGCAGCTCTACCAATCTGGTCATTCCTCCTCTTCTCCATGATCAGATCCTCCAGGCTCTGGAATTCCAGTGTGTGGCTGCGTTTGTCCCCCAGCCGGATCTGCAACCGGTAGGGCTGCTTGCCTATGCGGAGCTCCCCGCCAATTTTAAACTCCCGTTTCCCATAGCGGCACCAGGCAGCAAAGCACTCAGAGTTCCTCCAGCTCAGCTCCCGATCCTTGCAGCCCACCTGCTCCAGGGCATTCCGCACCACCGTGGCCGGGCTCAGGGGCTTGTAACGGTACAAATAGTTGGCAATGCGACCTCTCCTGCCCTGGCTGGCATCAGTCAGGAAGCTGTTCACCACCTCCAGCCGATGCAGGTGCACTACCTGAAAATCACCAACATACACTGCCCAGTGTGGGTACTGGGCCTGGCACACAAACTCCACCAGGTCACCTGGTTTACATCTGTTCAGCAGGTTCTCTGGGGTATAAGTGCTCAgctgccccccacctcctccattCCTCTCGTCCGGTGCGGTATCATCCCCAGCGAAGCTCTTCTGGTAGATACACTCATCCCGATAATAAACCGAACACTCCACCTCCTGCAAACGAGGGTCATAGGGCTGCGGTACGGGTTGCTCGCCTCCCATATCCTGAGCCACtgagtcctgctgctgctgctgctccagctcatCATCGTCACTGGAAAAAATGTAGGACACCCCGATCCTGGGACCCTCGTCTCTGTCCATGCCTGTCGGGTCGGCCGTGGGAACTTCCTTGTAGCTTAAGTGGGTCAGTTTCTCCACCTGGTTCCCCATGCCCACTGCAACCATAAGCAACATGCAGCCATCAGCAATAGGCACAGGAATAGGGAGCGAGTAAGGATGAAGGAAACAGggctgccccacctcccccagacTTCACTGCCCTGGCGGTGATCTTCTCAGTGCCGTGGCAGAACTAGTAAGGTCTTTCCCCCGCTTTGGTAACGCCTGTGTCTCCCTGGCCATCGCTCTGAGAGCAAAGACGGGAATACACACTCTGCTCCCTCGGGAGCgaggaggctgggtgtgagcgccgATCCCTTTGCTTCGTGCACCGGGGGGAGGGCGGTGCAATGCAAAGGCGGCAGAGCCGGGCGGCCCCCGGGGACACGCTGCAGTTCCGCTTGCTAAGCGTAGAGGGGGCACGAGGCGAAGGGGATCAGGGCCACCGGCCGATCGGATCCCTGCCGTCCCTCGGCAGAGACAAAGGCAGGGGAGAGCGCGGCGCAGCCCCCGGGAGCGGGTTAGGGGCAGAGGAGGCGCGAGCCGGACTTTGCGggcagccccaggctgctgcagcagggagcggggcaggcaggggcacGCACGGGAGCGGGCAGGGCCACCTGTTAGCGGGAGCCGCACTAGCCAGGGAGGGTGCGACTCGCATTTCCACCTGTTGGCCGGGCGGGAGGGGGCCCGGCCGGGGCGGTGCAATCCCACCTGTTGGAGGCTGCCGGGAGCTGCTCCGCCAGGAcccgggggggaggcgggggcaaTGTTTGGCTTTGCAGCCCCAACCCGGCTCGGATCCCGCCCAGAGCCCCCGCGTTGCGGGAGGGGCTGCCACCGCTCACCCTCCTCCGCCAGCCGCAGCCCGGCCAGGTGCGCCTGCCCGCACCTGAGCCCTCCcgccggctcctcctcctcctcttccacctgGGCGCCCGGAAACTTACCGCGCTGAGAAGGGCTCGGCTGCTCCCCGGGCGCGGGGCTAGGGCCAGCTGGCTGGGACGGCAGCCGCCTTGCTCCTAGCGCTGGGCGAGGCGTGGCGCCGGCTCAtgtctccttcccccctccccgctctcacCTGGCCGCCGCCCCCAGCGCACTGGCCAGCCGCAGGCTGCGCTCCCCGGCAGCCGGGCTGAGCAACAAGCGCTGGAGCCGGAgcgatgggggggagggagggattctAGATCCGGCTGTGGACTCCCCGGCGAGAGCTCAGCCCCCAGCATTTAAAGAGACCGCTCGCCTTTTCCCTTTGCCCTCCCGCTCCCGCTGGGCCCGGGCCTGGGATCTGGAATCGTGACCGGCAGCCGGCTGGCCGCCGTGCAGGGGCGGGAGCCGGTGGCTGGGACCCgccggggctgctggtgggtttgGGAACAAGCTGTGTCTTTAAGGGCGAGGCGCCACCGAACGACCTGCCCGCGTGGGGGAAACTCACTGGGATCTGGAGTTTGCCTGGGACGACCAAACTCGCAGCGGCCGGACATTGATTTACCCTCCTTCCCTATCCTCTTCGGTCACGGGAAATCCCAGCGCGGCTGGCAGGATCCCTGGCACCTTAATAAGAAAAAAagctcctgctgcagcccctCTAGCTGATCTGTTATTCTTCAGATTAATATTGATCAGCCTTTTACCAGTGGGGCTTAGCTGTAATGGTGATAAATAACTCAGGTTGCAATGGGCTATAGATTGCTGTTTGGAAGGGAGCCCCGCCTGTTTCGTGGCTCCTGTATGTATTCTCAGGAATGTCTCTGGAGTGTGAGATCCGTCGGTGTCAGACCACACATGCACTGCTTCTGTTTTGACACAGCCCAAAATAATAACAGttgtaaaagaaacaaaatagaaAACCTCTGCTCTCCTGGACTGGCATGATTTGTTAGATTCCACCGCTAACAGTGCATACTtcttattattatatttactttTAAAAGACAGGACACCTTTTTCTGTTTCAGTGCAGCGCATTATTGGTCTTTCCTTCTAGACAGAAATGATCAGGGCTGGTGGGAATATTCCTTTTAGTTCCTTGTTGAAGGAAGTAATACAAGATTCTGCTGGGGGGGGGCGTTATTTTTAAGACTTGCTGGTAAATCAAATACAGAACTTTTAGAGGAAATGTTTGGGAGCTGAGAGTAGAGCTTTATTGTCTTGTCATTTTCAAACCCAGATATTCAGCTCAGGTTTTGAGCATAAGCTGAACCAAAATGGCCCCGcattactacagtgatgggcactGTATAAGAACTTGAATAGAATAGTgccagggggtagccgtgttactctgtatccgcaaaaacgaCAAGGAgttcagtggcaccttaaagatgcatccaaagaagtgaggtttttttacccacaaaagcttatgcccaaataaatctgttagtctttaaggtccaccggactccttgttgtttttctgaaTAGAATAGTTTCCTTCAAGTGGCCTACATCTCTGATTTCAAATACACAACTGATGTTGGGTAAGATTAGCTGCTTCTCCAGCGCAGCTTGCATGTGAGATGAGAATTGTGTTCTTCATAGAACCTTCTGGAGTTGTGTATCTCTGTGTTGGGGAAACATGCTAAATccaggaaggagggagatgacCATGGATAAACTCTCTGGGTCAGGGACCAggggtttgttctgtttgtacagcccctagcacaatgtgCCCAGGTCTATGAGTGGGGcccctaggcactatggtaatacaaatactaCAATGGAAAAGTGGGATCCTAGTAAAAGGCCTCTGACCCAAAGAGAGAAAACACTTTCCTCCATTCTGATCATGAAACTATTAGCCGACATCCAGCCAGTTGTAACTTGCTTAACTAGCACTTATGTAGAAATTCATTTTTGGTCCTGAGGGATTGGCAGTACCATTTTAAGGGCCATATGTCCACCTGGATCAGGGTTTATCATCTGAATCAGCTTCCGTTCATGTGTGGCTGTACTTGTGCAGATGTACAAAACTCATTGCTGTTCACCTCATACCTTTATCCAGCTCTGTGCTCATCTCCTCCTACCTGGCTCAGCAACTCACACCAACACTTGTTAGTTTTCTTCAGCCTTCAGCAccttgtcagatttttttttccactttgatCCCTTTGCTGCAAGGTTGTTTCCTTTCTGAGCATGCACCCAGAATCCATAGTCTTGCTGCATCTGATATTTTATAGAAGACGGGCCGAGAATCCTAGATGGATtgtaaaaaaatattaatatGGGAGCATTGTTATTGTAGTAAAGGCATCCCCTGTGGGTTACAGCTCCAGATGACAGGAAAAAAGTGGATTGATAGTGGAGCATGATTAGTGTTATTGACACCAGGTGTGCATGGTGCTTCAGAAACAGAGaaaataagggccagatcctcaaagatatttaggtgcctaactctcaatGATTTCAATGACCGTTAGGCTCCTaaaaacctttgaggatctgagccaagGTGCTGTCTCCGTCAAGAAACTTACAATCTGATTCAGAGAGCTAACCTAGCTAGTGAAGACATCAGACCACGAAGGACACTGAGAGTGTTGCACTGGGGAGATAATTGGTGTGAGTGTGAATACACTTGGCTGCAGTAAATTTCTGACATCTCATTAGAGGACGGGAGGCCTTGGGAAGAATCAGTAAGTTGGGTGGAAAGGAAAGGGGGTTCCGAACATGTTTGGAATAAAGTTATGGGTTATTGAGTTAGGGTGACAGGGAGAAGATCAAAACCACAAAAGGAACTGGAAAGACTGCTTAGACACATGTCAGTCACTGGATAAATTTCCTTGTGGTGATGTACACGTATGAGAGGCTTTACCCCTTTGAACATAACAAGATATTCTTTTCTGAACATCTGGAGTCTATTAAATACACATTCTCATAAAAACAAGTCTGAGGTTTATATGTACTAATTCCTATTTTCCCCTTTATTACAACGTATCCCTGTCTGTACATTTTTATAGTATATTCATCCCTTTATGTGTTTccattttacaatttttttttttaccttattTCATTCCTAGTGAAATAATTGATTTCTCTTTTAATGGCTGCAGGACACAATTCTGGCAAAAATAATTTATCTATGGATTTACAAGACAATAATGTAGCCAGAAATAAACACTGAAaatctggtttaaaaaaacccagcagaaACTGAAAACCAGAATCCCTAATTATTTGTAATAATTAGGACTTtgccatagatctcaaagcactttacaaagaagggtAAGTTTCACTATCTCcattttgtcaagtatcagaggggtagccgtgttagtctggttgtTAGCAGAAAGAAATAGAAAGATATATAGAGACTGTAtagagtttgtttgttttgtaaggTAGTGAACACTCACTTGGGACTCTGAATCCGAAGGAAGTGGTGTGGAAAGTGTctcatgcaaaaaaaaatcatctgttagtctataaggtgccacaggattctttgctgtatctccattttataggtTGAGATCCTGAGGCCCAAAGAGGTTAattgacttgccccaggtcacacaccAAATCTGGGCCACAACTGGAAACAAAACCTAGTTGTTCTGCCTACCAGCCCTGTGCCTTGTCCACTGCTTTGCTGGTGGGCATGAACAGTTTGCCATCTCCAACCTTACACACACATTTCCTGCATTTCTTTGAAACTAAAGATTAAAAATGTAGATCTTGGTTTGGATCCAGATTTAAGGTTCCTCCCAAAGTTCAGGTCTATTTGGATTTGGGGATCTGGTCTCacattaatatttattaattaaGATTATTTTAAGGAGATGCGTTTTAAGGCAAAATATCACTTCCATTCATATCCCTTCAGTTCTTTTCTTGAAGGCCAGAATGTCAGGCCATGACTAGACATCGGCCATCATAGCTGTGTGATCTGGGTGTGAAGAAGTGTGACATGTGACTGACATAGCTTTGCCACCAAAAATCCGGGTGCAGACAATTTTACCAgcaaaagtgcagttttgctggtataatCTGTATCCACACTAGAAGCACTTCGCTGGTGTAGTATACTGGTATATCCAGACCAGCAAAatgctcctagtgtagacatggccagcAGCAAGAGGATCCATAAATCTGCTGGTTTCTGCAGGTGTCCCTCTGGCCAATGGCTATCACTGCATGAAGTTATTTAACaggttttatttctcttttccaGTAGAGCTCTGTGAGGACTGATATTAATTATGCTCCAGTAGGCACATGAACATCCTGACTACCTCCTCTATTCATCAGGCGTGCTTCCACACCACCACCATCACAGAATTAGAGGCAGCAGGCTTTTGGATGGAGGAGCCCAATCCAATGCCCGCTGAAGCCAATAGGAGcccttcctttgacttcagtgggggttaGATTGGGCTCTTAAAGTGGTCAAAGGATGAGCAGAGAGAGATGGTGCTGCACTGTTCTTCCAAATACCGGGTGTAGCAGAGGTCTGGGAATTTAGGAATGTGGGCTCCCTCCATAGTGTGTAATCCCACCTGAATCACCTCATTGCATAGTCAAGGTGAGATAGCTGTGCTCTCTAGCAGCTGCAGGGGATTCAATACAGACCCAGCAATCAAAACACCACTGCGCCCAGACTGGGAGGCCCCAAACAGAAAATATTCAGCAAAGGCAATGAGCCATCTCGTCTCTCATTTCCTTCTTACTAATTAAACATGAAATATTAAAGCAATTAAATATTAACTAAACTTTAGCTTATTAATGAATCCTTACAACATGGCTGGGAGGTAAATCAGCCAGtgttattatccttattttaaatatggggaaactaaggtacacagtggtgaagtgacttgcccgggGATCAAAAGGGTTTCAGTTGCAGAGATATGAATAGAACATAGTTCCTGTACTCATCTTGTACTCTCAGCTCTGGAAAATGCTTCTCCATTTTCCAGAGCTGAGGATCTTAAAGTGCTTTTCAAGCTGGGGGGTTGAGTTCATCCCCGTTCTCTGTCACAGGcttcctgggcaagtcacttgggcccagatcctctcAAGGGCCTTAGTCTCTCAGAgtctagatccacaaaggtatctAGGTGCCTGACTGCCTATGTAGGTGCCTGAGTCCAAtatttaggcaccactgacatGCTCAAAAGCACTTCCCAGCCCTGTAGGCGCTTAGTCCCCAAGGCACCGGACTTTCTTCCCGTGGTCATGCACAAAGCTGCCTCAGCCCTCATGCCACCCCACAGGTGATGAGCTGCGTGGAGCCCCCGCTCACGTTGCAGCAGAACTATCAAATGAAGCATTCCCCGCCTATCTCCCCAGCAGAGCCAGACCCAGTACGGACACCAGATCAGACCTTGCACAAAAGGCAGCTGGGGATGAGCAGGTTGGGAGTTTGTTTTTCAGGCTGAGGTGTGTATGTCCCCAGAATAGGCCGGTGGTTGGGGCACTCATCTAGGTGACCCTGCTTCAGAGCctgctgccacctcccagccccaACTACTAGGCTATTGGTGGGCTCTGATTAGTccttcctgttgaagctgttccagtttgtaGCAATAACTAAATATTtagtggagcagggacttgagccGGAGTCTCTCAAATGCCAAGGGCTATAGCATCAAATCTCTCACTTTCCCGCTCAGGCCCAATGACTGTTTAATTAtttaatacaaagtggaacagtttaAACAGGAGTAACTGAGACAGCTGGTAGTTAGGGCACtgtcctgggaggtgggagatctTTGTTCAAGTCCCTGTCCCAGAGCTACTGGCTATCAtggaattgaatgggggcaggttGTCTCGTCTTCCCCAGGGCTAACTggcttaggtgcccaactccagTCCTGTGCCAAAGGCCCAGATCAATGAGAAAGAGATCTGGACCCTAAGCCTCATCCCTTTCCTCTGCATTTCCCCCGTCTAGGTTAGGCAGCTACCCATTCTGCTTGGCTTCTGAGGATCCCTTTCTTAGGTGCTAATCTCAGCCCATGCATTGCATAGGGAGCCAGAGCATCTAACTCAGGGCTGAGGAGTCCACTAGGCAGCAGGGGGCCTTGTGCTTAGGTGGTGCAATGCAGAGTCTAGGTCCCTTTGAGGATCTTGCCCTCTGTGTCCCAGATTCCCATCTGTCAGATGAGGAGAAGAGCACCTCCCTTATCTCAGAAGGGCGTTGTGAGGGAAAATAAGCACATTTAAGATGGCGACGTGCTCAGCTACCATGGTAATGGGGCCCATAAATGTTCCATAGATAGGTAGAAGAATTCCTAGGTGCTGCCTGTTCCAGAGATGGGAGTCTCGGAATTTGGATCAGCCCACCAGCTTCCACCGTGTTCAGGGAGGTCTTTGAATCTTTATTCAGGCCCATCTCCAGTAGTATgtggtcctggccaccagtgccAACATATAGGACAAATGCAACCCATTCATGCATATTCCTGTGGGTCTGGAACCATCCCTGAGTCTGCAGCTCGATAGCAGTGGTGCCGTAcactcagacaccgcaggcgacTAACTAGGACAAGCCACCCCTATGTCGCTTGGGAGGATTCACTCATCACTGCAACTAACTAATGACAATTTTCTACCTCAGTTGAGCTTGAGTCTGGAGACAATCAGCTCGCTTTCTGACACAAGGCACCATGCGCTATGGCTGCTGTGTTAAACAATTACCATTCCTTTCAAGAGGACACGTGATGAGGAAACAGCATGAGACTCAAGCAAGCAACTGTATTATCCAGTTCTCACGGTAAACTCTTGCAGCACACACTTCAGGGAGCAGTGGCAGGTGCAGATGGATATTCCTCCAGCTTGGGAACTTGTTAGATGAAAATCATATCCCTGGTAGAATCTACCGTAGAGGAAACTGCTGGCCTGCCTGATGGCTCCGCAGGATTGGATTTACAAACTACTCCACGGATAATGATGTGTGTGCTCATAATAATGATTTTAATACCTGTTAGAACTGACAACAGTACACGGTCTCCTTCCTGTAGACAGATGTTCTTTTGCCTGGTGATGTGAATTGATTCCAagtggaggaagggggcaggagagtgaGGGAGACGCTAtcattcatttctctctctcttttttttttcttttacttttgaGGACTGTCTGCCAGACAGGAGTCTGACACTAGCGcatcagcagctgcaggggagccCTCTAGCCATTGCAGTTCATCCTTCTCCGCAGGCTGTCACAGCATAGAGATGCAGGGCAGTGCGTGGCATTCCTCTCAGCTCGGCTGGGTTCAATGAAAGAATTCTAATGCATCTTCCCCCCAGTTTACAGCACAGTGGAAGGGAAAgggctgcccccgccctgcaGACTGGGCTTGATGTTCATACTTACAGGCAGTGTTTAATTTCAAACAGTTCCCGTACACAGGCAAGTTGCTGTCTCCCCACCAGATCCTGTTTCTTTGCAGTGTGCAGTTATTTCACCgggatttaagtgctttgctgaggttCCACGTGGGGGAGATAACAGAATGTGCAAGGCTGTGGGTGAAGATAAATATTCAGTATGGGAAAAATGGAGCTCTCTTTATTTTTGGAAGGCAAGCCCACATCACAAAGGGAACACAAAGTGCTTACCACAGTAAGTCCTTGTAACAATCAGCTCTTTATCTCGCCTGCATCAAATTCCGCAAAACAATTCCAATGGAAAGCCAGGTTacagtgcatttttttttattttaaaagggacaGTAAGAAGAAACCCATCAAAGCAGGACGTAGAATTTCATTTTATCAGCATATGTCCTCCAGACGAGGGTTATGAACCCAATCCAACTACTTTCACAGTCcatggaaagtctcccattgactttaacgggAGATAGATCAAGTTCTATATCTTGCACTTGGAAGGATGCATTGATTCAATGATCTAACTCTAATAGGTATTCTCCCTTTCTAACACCTATGATCTCCCGATCTTGGAAGAATCTGATCGAGGTTAGGCCAAATATTATtttgctgggggtgcaggtgatTATTTACTGACTCGCTGTCAGTACGTAGGTTTAACAATAAAATCCAAGAGAAACTAGCTGTCAAGAAAAAAACGTCATGGACCATAATCTGGTTGCAACAGTGTAAATGAGATGAGAAGTCAACCTCATACATTCAGAAGAAATGTGTCCATCCACGTGTCATGGATAACACTTTGGATTATTAATGCAACTAATCTACTTTCATTGAATTCAGGTTGGGGTGTACTTATTGGCACTTCACTGTTAGCTTGCCAGGGTCACTGGATAGGTTCATGGcctgtttagagtcagtttcacttttgcttTTAACATGGTAGAGAAATCTTGTCATTTTCAGGGTTACTAACACAGATTAAGCAAAGCCAGGAAAATAGTTTTATGCCTAATAGCCATACTAGATCTGCCTATTAATAATGCCTAACAGACCCTGAGGCTTTTACTTCATCCTGAGTCTGAGTCAATAAGAGCTGAGTAAAATCTAAGGGCTTTCTCCCATTAAAACCTGCAGGAGAGGTAAGAACATTGGGCCTTCAAGAGTAAACTGGTTGTCCGGCAGGGAAGCCGCTCAACCCTGTGGATGCATGGGGAAGGGACCTGTAGAGGGCGAGGTTATCTGAATGGACATCAAATCGCAATGTGAAGACACCCTGCTCTCATCCCCTGGTGGAGTGCAGATTCCAGAACATAACTGGCATATAGGACCTTGCATGTGCACTGCACATGAATTAATGTCATCCTTTGTGTATTGTTTAATAACTATGTATACACACCCTGGTGATAGGTGTGTATGATAAGTCTATACATACAACAGATGTGTATTACAAATCCAAAATAAATACATACCTTAAGGACCAAATTCTCCATCCCTTTCTTGTTGATCTTATTATGACTACTCCCAGAGTAAGGTATGTGTCAGTGTTAATTTCATCTCACAGAACCTGGCCCTTAGTAAATAAAGGCCTTTTTGTGAGCCATTGCAGTTGTTACTAGCAGGAGGGGCAAAAAAAGAGTCTTTACAAATTTTCTATTTGAAGGAAGCCGCATTGTGCGGGACATGTCTGGGCTCATCCACCTGCGCTGGAGCAAAGCCCTTATTCTTTTCCCAAAAGACGCTTTGAAAAAGTTATTACTTAGGTTTTAACTTTTCCAAAaagtggtgggtttttgttttttgttttgttttgtttttgctcaaAGCTCCCGGTCTAAAATGGCAAATCCTGTTGTTGCTAAGATTAGGGGTTTTTTGCTCTTTGGATTTGGTTTACTAGCAAAGACCGGTGCCTGGATTATTGCTTTCTTTTGCCAAATGGAACAAAGGTGCTTTTAGAACATTGTGCTTAAAGTGGGATCAGAAATTGCATGTGATTTTTAACAACGTGGtgatttgggttttgtttttttttactgcccATGGCCCAATCCTCTCCTCCGCCCCCCATACAAACTTTTAAATTTGTAACtaaagtgaaaaataaaaatcaactgAAGACCCTCTGCAACCTGTTCTAAACACACATGGTCAAAACAGCTACAATGTGGAGATCAAtttaaaatgtgatttatttcatttatcttttaattaataaaatatcCAGATTTGCACACTAATCAGTTTTATGGGTTTACATCCCATTTTATGTGTTTTTATGCATGTACTAAACTGTTTCATTTCTtcgttttgttttattttttcccccaaggctAATGccatatacaaaaataaaatcgAACTAGTTAACTCAATGCTGGCAAGATTGTAAAAACCAGGTGGAAAACAGAAGATTTTTGCTGTCACAAGACAGCAACCTCAGCCTTACCCTGGAAAGACCATGCGGTCTCTAAGGCAGGAGAATGAATTTCATAACCATGCTGTGTTCATTCTGGACGTATAATGAAATACAGATCACAGATTGTGTCTAATTGTACATGGTGGTTTTATGATATCCATGGCTACTGAGCCAAGATACTGATGTCACAAATGAGTATATCAGCTATTGTTAAACCCCTTTCCTGTACTGTATGCTCTCTTTCCTTCTTCTCCTCTCCTACCTCTAAATTGTTACGTCTTGGATCATTACCTAAAGTTCATTTCAGTTAACTGCCGCCCCACACTATTAAACTTCACCGTTAGTGTGCATGACATATTAGCACCATATTGTCCCTGCTCATAGAAAaactgatccaactcccattgaacacAATAGGAATATTcctattgactccagtgggagtgAGATCAGGAGCAGTTTCCTTTGTATTGTTCTGTCTGTGGGGTGGTCCTGGCCTTCAGTAAAATGGGAAAAGTGTTCTTCTGCCTGAACACACAGAGATTTTAGGAGTGGCTTGGCTCTTCGGAGACCTGCCAGAGATTAGAGCCATGCATGTGACAAATCCGTGTTT harbors:
- the LRATD2 gene encoding protein LRATD2 isoform X1 — translated: MGNQVEKLTHLSYKEVPTADPTGMDRDEGPRIGVSYIFSSDDDELEQQQQQDSVAQDMGGEQPVPQPYDPRLQEVECSVYYRDECIYQKSFAGDDTAPDERNGGGGGQLSTYTPENLLNRCKPGDLVEFVCQAQYPHWAVYVGDFQVVHLHRLEVVNSFLTDASQGRRGRIANYLYRYKPLSPATVVRNALEQVGCKDRELSWRNSECFAAWCRYGKREFKIGGELRIGKQPYRLQIRLGDKRSHTLEFQSLEDLIMEKRRNDQIGRAAVIQELSSHLQAAEEEEEEDDPGPQTAAE
- the LRATD2 gene encoding protein LRATD2 isoform X2; the encoded protein is MSGRCEFGRPRQTPDPMGMGNQVEKLTHLSYKEVPTADPTGMDRDEGPRIGVSYIFSSDDDELEQQQQQDSVAQDMGGEQPVPQPYDPRLQEVECSVYYRDECIYQKSFAGDDTAPDERNGGGGGQLSTYTPENLLNRCKPGDLVEFVCQAQYPHWAVYVGDFQVVHLHRLEVVNSFLTDASQGRRGRIANYLYRYKPLSPATVVRNALEQVGCKDRELSWRNSECFAAWCRYGKREFKIGGELRIGKQPYRLQIRLGDKRSHTLEFQSLEDLIMEKRRNDQIGRAAVIQELSSHLQAAEEEEEEDDPGPQTAAE